The Lactuca sativa cultivar Salinas chromosome 2, Lsat_Salinas_v11, whole genome shotgun sequence genome includes a window with the following:
- the LOC111907190 gene encoding uncharacterized protein LOC111907190, whose amino-acid sequence MEEKEILDTFRKVKVNIPLLDAIKHISRDAKFLKELCTSKRKLKGNEKIQINEHSSAVLQRKLPPKCKDPKLFTTPCKIGDVTFSSDMLDLGASINFMPYSVYKSLNGEPLSEPRVIISLVDKSSVFPRGVLEDVLVQVKQLDFPADFYVIDLEEQVSSKSGIILLGRPFLKMARTKIDVYAGSLTMEFDGETISFNICDVIRYPSDVSSLCFVNVVEPLAQELSELSNGDMLEMILSKGFDCGKLAKKLKLYSLDPEVERLVNNLEIKKTTQFSVKQIEIPKTHTRLPPSLVQPPKLELKVLPQHLKYAYLGNNETLPVIISNHLTECEEEKLIKVIKEHKEAMGWTIADIKGLSPSTCMHKILLDDECKSS is encoded by the coding sequence atggaggagaaagagattttGGACACCTTTCGAAAGGTAAAAGTAAACATTCCTTTACTTGATGCAATCAAACATATCTCTAGAGATGCAAAATTCTTGAAGGAACTTTGTACCAGCAAGAGGAAATTGAAGGGAAACGAGAAAATCCAAATTAATGAACATTCATCTGCGGTTTTACAAAGAAAACTTCCACCCAAATGCAAAGATCCCAAACTGTTTACGACTCCTTGCAAGATTGGAGATGTTACTTTTAGTAGCGATATGCTAGATCTTGGTGCTTCTATCAATTTCATGCCCTATTCGGTGTACAAATCATTGAATGGCGAACCTTTGAGTGAACCTAGAGTCATAATCTCTCTTGTGGATAAATCAAGTGTCTTTCCTAGAGGTGTTCTAGAAGATGTTTTGGTGCAAGTGAAACAATTGGACTTCCCggcggatttctatgtgattgattTAGAAGAACAAGTGTCCTCCAAGTCGGGTATAATTTTACTTGGGAGACCATTTTTGAAGATGGCTAGAACGAAGATTGATGTGTATGCGGGAAGCTTAACAATGGAGTTTGATGGGGAAACAATAAGTTTCAATATATGCGATGTTATTAGATATCCTAGTGATGTTTCATCCTTATGCTTTGTTAATGTTGTTGAACCATTAGCCCAAGAATTGTCCGAGTTGTCTAATGGTGACATGTTGGAGATGATTTTGAGCAAAGGATTTGATTGTGGGAAATTAGCCAAAAAGTTGAAGCTTTACTCGTTAGATCCAGAAGTTGAAAGATTGGTCAACAATTTAGAAATCAAGAAAACCACTCAATTTAGTGTGAAGCAAATTGAAATACCTAAAACTCACACAAGATTGCCACCCTCCCTTGTTCAACCACCGAAATTGGAATTAAAGGTCCTTCCTCAACACTTGAAGTATGCATACTTGGGAAACAACGAGACTCTTCCGGTCATCATTTCAAATCATTTAACCGAATGTGAAGAAGAGAAACTCATCAAGGTGATAAAGGAGCACAAGGAAGCCATGGGATGGACGATTGCGGATATCAAGGGATTGAGCCCCTCCACTTGTATGCACAAGATCTTGTTAGACGATGAATGCAAGTCGAGTTAg
- the LOC111907158 gene encoding protein CHUP1, chloroplastic — MESTGSRELIKSILIMVGIPLAFSVIARIKNRKISSFQDKIQETESDRNHLKDQILNLKTKIEELQKLEREIEDRFLEFINLKDQEYALMEIQNNLVIEKERAAFLEREVSSMDVETKKFDEVVIEYLNALYELQSSRTENSMLRKRIKKLLKKTRESSKLMSDQNSKIKTREVQMLHIEADLKSKDSVIEGFKHEVDEMRAMISQLQDEKDEVSNKLDAAEIAISSKVEAERIFSENYNRVVNELEQLKKDRAVEVKELIYLRWCHACLRHELARRNQLENERKVDNEKNNELGLGFGGDIVPHEECIGHESDNESVTHINEPFFEHGKHHPKRQWLVRKFKKWVEGNEKNHEAKCFRTHSVVDETRQQHLAGRKSFSSA, encoded by the exons ATGGAGAGCACAGGATCAAGAGAGTTGATCAAGTCAATCTTGATCATGGTTGGAATCCCTCTTGCTTTTTCTGTAATTGCTAGGATTAAAAATCGAAAGATTTCATCCTTTCAAGATAAAATCCAAGAAACCGAATCCGATAGGAATCATCTCAAAGACCAGATTCTCAACCTCAAAACTAAAATCGAAGAACTTCAAAAGCTCGAAAGGGAGATAGAAGACCGTTTTTTGGAGTTTATCAACTTGAAAGATCAAGAGTACGCATTAATGGAGATTCAGAACAACTTGGTTATAGAGAAAGAACGAGCTGCGTTCTTGGAAAGGGAGGTGTCATCAATGGACGTAGAGACCAAGAAGTTTGATGAGGTGGTGATCGAGTATTTAAACGCATTATATGAACTCCAATCTTCAAGAACAGAAAACAGTATGCTTCGAAAAAGGATCAAGAAACTTTTGAAGAAAACAAGAGAGAGTTCAAAGTTGATGAGCGATCAGAATTCGAAAATCAAAACACGAGAAGTACAAATGTTACATATTGAAGCCGATTTGAAAAGTAAAGACAGTGTGATTGAGGGATTTAAACATGAAGTTGATGAAATGCGGGCGATGATCAGTCAATTACAAGACGAGAAGGATGAGGTTTCGAACAAGCTTGACGCTGCCGAAATAGCAATTTCGTCGAAG GTTGAAGCAGAACGTATATTCTCGGAGAACTACAATCGTGTAGTAAACGAACTAGAACAACTTAAGAAGGATCGAGCCGTTGAAGTGAAAGAATTGATATACCTACGATGGTGTCACGCCTGCCTAAGGCACGAGCTAGCAAGGAGGAATCAACTCGAGAATGAAAGAAAAGTTGATAATGAAAAGAACAATgagttgggattagggtttggaGGAGATATTGTGCCACATGAAGAGTGCATAGGGCATGAATCGGATAATGAGAGTGTGACACACATCAATGAGCCTTTTTTTGAACATGGAAAACATCACCCGAAGAGGCAATGGTTAGTTAGGAAGTTCAAGAAATGGGTTGAGGGAAATGAGAAGAATCATGAGGCTAAGTGCTTCAGAACCCATTCGGTTGTTGATGAGACTCGTCAACAACATTTGGCAGGAAGGAAGTCATTCTCTAGTGCGTAA